The Candidatus Deferrimicrobiaceae bacterium genome includes a region encoding these proteins:
- a CDS encoding sigma-54 dependent transcriptional regulator, with translation MKEKAKILVFDDDPDSLSSIATALRRDGFEVHPFTDPKEGMKALASGGGDVVLTDLKMPGITGLEVVRRVVRENPGIPVVVVTAFGTVESAVEAIRAGASDYLLKPVGIPQLRAAVFKASKERSKNVELEKKDRQIRRLREERDRKQGVGRIIADSRKMKEVIRKIHMVAQTRMNVLILGESGTGKELVARAIHDQSPRWEMPLLPINCAAIAESLLESELFGHEKGAFTGAVATRQGMMEIAKGGTLFLDEVGEMSLSLQVKLLRAIEQKEIIRVGGSEVIRVDLRIIAATNQDLKAKVAEKTFREDLFYRLNVFNITVPLLRERREDIPKLAGQFLSEIATENRVSPKRLSAGARIALLAYRWPGNVRELRNAMETASLVAKGDTIEWGDLTPEILDNILPPSPSGPIPLPSARTLEEIEREAIVAALLKTDGNKTQAAKRLGIGLRTLQ, from the coding sequence GTGAAAGAGAAGGCGAAGATCCTCGTATTCGACGACGACCCGGACAGCCTTTCCAGCATCGCCACGGCGCTGCGGCGGGACGGGTTTGAGGTCCACCCCTTCACCGACCCGAAGGAGGGGATGAAGGCTCTTGCTTCCGGGGGGGGGGATGTCGTGCTGACCGATCTGAAGATGCCCGGCATCACGGGGCTGGAAGTGGTCCGGCGCGTGGTACGGGAGAACCCGGGCATCCCGGTCGTCGTCGTGACCGCATTCGGCACCGTGGAAAGCGCGGTGGAGGCGATCCGGGCGGGAGCGTCCGACTACCTCCTCAAGCCGGTGGGGATCCCGCAATTGCGGGCCGCCGTCTTCAAGGCGTCCAAGGAGCGCAGCAAGAATGTGGAACTCGAGAAAAAGGACAGGCAGATCCGGCGCCTGCGGGAGGAGAGGGACCGGAAACAGGGCGTGGGAAGGATCATCGCCGATTCGAGGAAGATGAAGGAGGTGATCCGGAAAATCCACATGGTCGCCCAGACCCGGATGAACGTTCTCATCCTGGGGGAGAGCGGCACGGGGAAGGAGCTTGTGGCCCGGGCGATCCACGACCAAAGCCCACGGTGGGAGATGCCCTTGCTGCCGATCAACTGCGCGGCGATCGCCGAAAGTCTGCTGGAATCGGAGCTCTTCGGCCACGAGAAGGGTGCGTTCACGGGCGCCGTCGCCACTCGGCAGGGGATGATGGAGATCGCGAAGGGGGGGACCCTGTTCCTCGACGAGGTGGGCGAGATGTCCCTCTCGCTGCAGGTCAAGTTGTTGCGGGCGATCGAACAGAAGGAGATCATCCGGGTCGGGGGATCGGAGGTGATCCGCGTGGACCTCCGGATCATCGCCGCGACCAACCAGGACCTCAAGGCGAAAGTCGCAGAGAAGACCTTCCGGGAGGACCTGTTCTATCGGCTGAACGTGTTCAACATCACGGTGCCCCTTTTGAGGGAACGTCGCGAGGATATCCCGAAACTTGCCGGACAATTCCTTTCCGAGATCGCGACCGAGAACCGCGTCTCCCCCAAGAGGCTGTCGGCCGGCGCGCGCATCGCTCTTCTCGCGTACCGGTGGCCCGGAAACGTCCGGGAGTTGCGAAACGCCATGGAGACCGCCTCGCTCGTTGCCAAGGGCGATACGATCGAGTGGGGGGACCTCACCCCGGAGATTCTCGACAACATCCTTCCTCCCTCCCCGTCCGGACCGATTCCCCTTCCTTCGGCCCGAACGCTCGAGGAGATCGAGCGCGAGGCCATCGTGGCCGCCCTGCTGAAGACGGACGGGAACAAGACGCAGGCGGCGAAGAGGCTCGGGATCGGGCTGCGAACCCTCCAG
- a CDS encoding ATP-binding protein translates to MPATGTRKRLADLGAVASGLAHEIRNPLNSLYINSQILEEILAALPEGATDRKEELLSLARSNMKVTQRLNDILSEFLRFARPNAMELVVADLNRVVADTLRFLEVDFSRRGIELVTAFHPEPLPLFADDKQLRQVLLNVLLNAEEAMDKERKVIRVTTGAERGQPFVRVADNGRGIPRAERKQIFQLFFSTRKNGTGLGLPIVRKIVREHGGKIGIRSREGRGTTVTISLPPEEQSKARMRQRAAGRPLPEKVR, encoded by the coding sequence GTGCCTGCCACGGGAACGAGGAAACGGTTAGCCGATCTCGGTGCGGTCGCGTCGGGCCTGGCCCACGAGATCCGCAATCCGCTGAATTCCCTCTACATCAACAGCCAGATCCTCGAGGAGATACTCGCCGCGCTGCCGGAGGGGGCCACGGACCGCAAAGAGGAGCTTCTCTCCCTGGCGCGCTCCAACATGAAGGTCACCCAGCGGCTGAACGACATCCTCTCCGAGTTCCTGCGGTTCGCCCGGCCGAACGCGATGGAGCTCGTGGTGGCGGACCTGAACCGGGTCGTCGCCGACACCCTCCGGTTCCTCGAGGTCGATTTCTCGCGGCGGGGGATCGAGCTTGTCACCGCCTTCCACCCGGAGCCGCTCCCTCTCTTCGCCGATGATAAGCAGTTGCGGCAGGTGCTCCTCAACGTCCTTCTGAACGCCGAGGAGGCGATGGACAAGGAACGGAAGGTCATCCGGGTGACGACCGGGGCGGAGCGGGGACAACCGTTCGTGCGCGTTGCCGACAACGGCCGGGGCATCCCGCGGGCGGAACGGAAGCAGATCTTCCAACTCTTCTTTTCCACGAGGAAAAACGGCACCGGGCTGGGGCTTCCCATCGTTCGGAAAATCGTGCGCGAGCACGGCGGAAAGATCGGCATCCGGAGCCGGGAGGGGCGCGGCACGACGGTGACGATTTCCCTCCCCCCGGAGGAACAGTCCAAGGCGAGAATGCGGCAGCGGGCGGCCGGAAGGCCGCTTCCGGAGAAGGTCCGGTGA